A stretch of the Malus sylvestris chromosome 10, drMalSylv7.2, whole genome shotgun sequence genome encodes the following:
- the LOC126585795 gene encoding uncharacterized protein LOC126585795 — protein MVNFAKNFRVRTMYGAMATTAFASVYLAGAYIFRACAMRKEEAQGHILTRSMSIAVLHGGQLALQRLLEYHEVRADKSAVEAAECELRTFLVEQYPDYKKLQSVVAKLEMSGKESKAIEILAKAIAKAHNEGKKHEAYENEMLLVEMLIYKGDFEEALRSECLRHVEISDARRPLYKAIIYIMLKRDKDQIRECWKEFNVLKEFQCLPSNKESLEESHIYNLSTNYDEFEKVVNVLRNDIEGQAWKKKK, from the exons ATGGTGAACTTTGCCAAAAATTTCAGGGTGAGAACTATGTATGGAGCAATGGCAACCACAGCCTTTGCCAGCGTTTATCTTGCGGGGGCTTATATATTTCGAGCATGCGCTATGAGAAAAGAAGAGGCACAAGGGCATATACTTACGAGGTCCATGTCCATCGCAGTCCTCCATGGAGGGCAGCTTGCCTTGCAgagattgcttgaatatcaTGAAGTTCGGGCAGATAAATCAGCAGTGGAGGCAGCTGAATGTGAATTGAGGACTTTCCTTGTGGAGCAATACCCTGATTACAAGAAGCTGCAG TCAGTTGTTGCGAAGCTTGAAATGAGTGGAAAAGAATCCAAGGCAATTGAAATATTGGCAAAAGCGATAGCAAAGGCACATAACGAAGGAAAAAAACATGAAGCATATGAAAATGAGATGCTACTAGTGGAAATGCTTATATACAAG GGTGATTTTGAGGAGGCGCTACGCAGTGAATGCTTGCGGCACGTAGAGATTTCAGATGCAAGGCGTCCGCTGTACAAG GCTATTATTTACATCATGTTAAAGCGTGACAAGGATCAAATTAGAGAATGCTGGAAAGAATTTAATGTTCTGAAAGAATTCCAATGTTTGCCTAGTAACAAAGAAAGCTTGGAAGAAAGCCACATTTATAATCTCAGTACAAATTACGACGAGTTCGAGAAGGTCGTCAACGTACTAAGAAATGACATAGAGGGGCAAGcatggaagaaaaagaaataa